A stretch of DNA from Vanrija pseudolonga chromosome 6, complete sequence:
TCCGCGGCAGTCGTCGTGCTGCCCCCGAGCTCCtctgcgctcggcgcgtcggggtgCGACGCGGGCAAAAAGCGCTCGGGCCAGAACCGCTCCGGCTGGGGAAAGTTGATGGGGTCGTAGTGCATCGCCCGCAGGCTGACGCTGACGGCGGAGCGAGGGGGGATGATGTGCGTCTGGGCGGGAaagccgtcgcgcgcggggaCCGAGATGGCGCATGCATCCTTGAGGGTTCGACGGCCAAACTCGGCGGTCACGGGGTACATGCGCATGCCTTCCTCGATACACGCGTCGAGGaacggcgtgtcggcgagtTCGTCAAAGGTCGTGACCGGGGTGTCGAGGGATGAGACGGGGATGGTTTTGTACAGCTTGCGCAGGGACTCTGGAGCTCGGAGGAGCGCAATGAGGATGTAGGTGATGGTGTTGGATGTGGTCTGGGGGGTTAGTGGGTGACGCTTCCCTGCGGCCCATTCCACTCACCTCTCCACCCGCAATCAACAGCTCGACACACTGGTCAAGGACTTGCTGCTGGGTCAACTGCCCATTCTGGCCCTTGACAACCTCGTTCGACGCATCGACAAGAAACTGGAGGATGTCGCGTCGGCCAGTCTCGCCGCTGTCGAAGCGCTCCTGCACCAGCGGCTTCATGAGCTTGTACACGCGCAGGTCGCGCGACATGTACCGGTCAAGGGGGCGACAGAAGAAGCGGATGCTGCCGTCGTGCATGTACTTGGCCAGCATGGAGCAGATCTCGCGATAGGGGTTGCTCTTGTCGCCCGAGGTCACCAGGCCGAAGCCGCCGTCCCTCCCAAACGCCGTCTCGCCCAGAATGTCCATGGTGAGGTCAGCGAGGTCGCCGtagaggtcgacgacgatcgaCTTGGTGCCCGAAAAAGGGGGAGCGGCATCGATTCGCCCAGCGTACGTCGTAAAGTACTGCTCCACCTTGCCGAGAAGGAACGGCTCGAGGTTCTTCAAGTAGTCGACGCCAAAGGCCGGCATCAAGAGcttgcggcgctggcggtggtaGTCCTTGTAAACGCTGGTGAACAGGCCGGCGGATTTCGGGTCCCGCGAGAGATAGGCATACCACggggccttggcgaggttcTCCTTGACCAGCACCTGGCGCGCGACCACCGCGTCAGAGATGTAGACCGTGTTGGCTCCGAGCCTGAACACTGGTCCATAGCGCCTGTGCCATTTCTCCATGTTGTACATTTGTGTGCCCCTCAGGTAGGTCACGATGATGGGAAGGACCGTGAAGTGGGGGAAGAGGGGGCCGGGGATCTTGGATGTCTTGGACAGGAAGATGCTCTTGACCACCTGGGGTTCAGCTTCGCGGTGAGTGTAGCTCGGCTCACCTGGACCACATAGTacaccgcggcggcgatcacCACCCAGGTGAGCTTGGAAGGGTATGGCGGGCTGGCCAGTGGGGTCCAGCCCGCAGTCTCGGACATGATGTCGGTCACGTTGAGGCCCATGGTGATGGTCGAAGCGTTGTGCACGACGCCGTGCGATGTTCGGCTACCTTATATGATGTTGCGCCGACAATAATAGCATCGGGGTGTGTCTGCACCACGTGCATGTGAGGTCCTCGGCCCGAGGATGTTGGTCGCATGGTCGCGAGTCGCCAATGATGTTGAGTTGATTGCTACGAGACATTCTCGGCGTGATGGGCGGGGTGGCTGTCGGCATGTCCGAGTTACACAGTGTCAAGGACTCCTGTGGCCGCAGCAATCCAGGTGAACAGGTGCGTCGGCATCTCGATCCCGGCGACTTGCTTTCTCGGCAGCCTCCATCCTCGAAGGCCGCCCTGAACCTTGCTGCCGAAAACAACTCATGGCCTCGACCCAACTCTATCCACCGCTTGCCATCACATCGAACTCACCCCGCAGACCATGGCATCGAGGCCCCCAGCAATCCCAGGCCAGGGCCGTCGGCATGCCCATAAACGCGGCCAGCATTCGCGGCGTTTCGGGTCCCTCACCCATCTCAAACCATCTCCACAGTCACTATGACCCAGCTCCAGTTCCAGCCCGTCGGCGGTCCCAGccccgacgacctcgagatcGTCGGTGTCGACTCGTATGTCGTGCgtgcgccggccgacgcacccaagcacgagctcgccggccggTCGATCCCGGTGGATGGTCAGAGTTTGGCCATGAGCGACCTCTACATGGTAAGGGCGAGCGGCAAGGCACGCTCAATGCGAGCTAACTCTCTCCAGTCCACCTGCATCTTCTTCTCGTCAGAGGCAGACCCTTCGCTCAAAGGCCGCACCCTCGCAGACGTCAAGGCTGCGCTCGACcagggcctcgagcgcctcgtcgcccagttccccgccgcgtcgtccaactttggcaagggcgaggacgacatcTGGCACATCAACTACACCGACCACGGCATCCCCGTCCAGCTCGCCACTTCGCCACGCGCTCTGGGTCGGGGGTACattggcgccggcggccgcgtcgaccacAATGTGTGCGCGCGCAACTTTTACGTCGCCGACCACGCCCATCCTGGCCTCATCATCAAGGTGACGAGGTTTGCGTGCGGTTCGGTCGCCATCggcaccagcacccaccaCTGGATCGTCGACTTTGCCGGTTACTATGACATGatggcgctgctcgccaaggccatgTCCCAGCCGCACGAGGACCTGCCCTACCGCAACCATACCCGCGACATTGTCAAGCTCGTAGCCAACGTGCCGTCCGAGCCGTTCCCCGCCGACGAATGGTACATCGAGAACGGCGCCGGGGTGTGGGATAAGCGTGACTTCAAGCTTGCCCCGAGCAACGTCACCAACCGCATGGTCTACATTTCGCgcgacaagctcgagcagctcaagtTTGACACTGTCCGGAGTGCCCATACCCTGCCTGTGGACGAGCGGCCCAGCAAGTTTAGCTGGATCTCTACCAACGATGCTATCGCTGCCCTGCTCTGGAGCTCGGTCACTGCCGCCCGTAGGatcagcgacgccgagggtgaTTCGCGCATCGTGCTCACCGTCGACGGCCGTCGCTACGTTCCTGGCGCCGACTCGTACGTCGGCAACGTCCACACTATGCACACCACGGCCGTGCCGCTCAGCGTGCTCAACTCCCAGAGCGTTTCGGGCGTGCTCAAAGTCGCCCACCGcctccgcgacgacctcaaCCAGCTGTCGGATGGCAAGATGGCCGCCATCATCCGCCTCCAGGGCGAGGACCTCCGCAAGCGGTTCATGCCAAACTACAAACCCTTCTTTGGCCACGACGTCTTGATTAGCAACCTGACAAAGTATGACTGGACTGGTCTCACGTTTGGCGCTCTTGGTTCGCCCGTCTACACGACGATTGTGTCCACCGCGCCGATTCAGGCGGGGTCGCTGGTTATCGAAGGGTCGGATGGCACCGTGTTCATCCAGAGTGCTCCGCAGGGGTTCAGCCCGGAGGGTAGCGGTGAGCGGAACTGTGAGGCTGCCAGCAAGGGTGCCGACTGGGGCGCCAAGCCTGGCGTGATTGCTCTCATCGGACTCCGCTCGTGCGATGTCGAGGCGTTTGAGAGTCTGCCGCTGGTGAAGCGGTATGCTGTTGTGCTGCCGTAGGTAGTCGTGGTACATGTCTGAAGTTTCGTGAATGCATACAATGGATGTGGATGTGGAGCGACGTGGGGCATGCTATTGGCGTAGTTGCATGTTGTTCGTCGCGTTGGTGTCGTAGAATACGACTCTAGCGCTGCGTACAGTAGgttggccgacgccgcagcgacaATACCCCCCGGGTGAGCTCTCTGAATGTCCGTCCTCTGGCAACTTTGGAGTCTACGAGACGCATAGCCTTCGTCTGAGATGAGGAACACGACAGGAGCGCATCTAGCGATGTGATAACTTTGGACGTCTGACAACTTCATCGCGGGCATCTATAGAAATCGAACCACATGTACTAAACCACCATCTGAGCCCGACTACATCTTGAACCACTCGATAGGCAGCATGATCGTGTCCATGCTTCCCACACAAATTGCCTCACCGTTCTCATTCTCCATCTTGAACTCGCTCGTCACGCGGCCAttgagcgcctgctcgcgccATCCGACGTACAGCCACTCTGGGTTCACCTCACCAGGCGCAGCGGCAAGGGGACGCAGGAATCGAAGCGTGAGAGACAGTGTAGGGTACGCCCACTTGCGGGTCGGCTCGTCGAACGGCGAGCAGGCGTCCTTCTTGAGCACATTCTCCATTGCTGGGCGGCGAAAGTCGGCAAAGgtggggagggcggcgagatCCACGCGGCGGGCAGAGGGCGCGCGGAGGGGCAGGGTGAGGCTGTTCTTGACCAGAGGGCCGGCGGGGGGAACGTAGTCTtcgggcacgccgccggcgtcaaACTGCTGCAGGGGCACGCCGGGCGGGTGGAAACGGATCCAGTagtcggcgcgggggcggcgctcGGTCTCGGGATgcacgaggaggtcgagctggtgcgACAGCATGGCGACCTTGGGCGGGAGGTACCAGCTCTTGGGatgcggcgcgggcgtgtcCTCGAGCGGGGGACGGGGTCCAAAGTGGTCCGAGtaggcggcggaggggccCTTGGTGGAGAATGTGCCAAACAGCGCCGAGCTTCGAATGGTCTGCACAAGCAGTTGCACGCggggggcgtcggcgtccctGGTCTTGACCTCTTGGAGCTGGAACATGTCGGCCTGGACGTCCTGCATGCCGCTCTTGCGTCCTCCGCGGGTATTGttgcgcacgacgacgaacgcGGGCCCCATGTTGGTCGGGGCGAGGTAGTCGAAGGCGATGGAGAGGGGATCGCGGCAGAGAAGCTCGTTGTTGGCCGCCTGGTGCGCGAGGCAGGCGTTGAGGATGACCgagccgaggtggccgccaTTGGGCATGGCTGGGGTGTTGCCAAACGAGGGGAGGATGTTTGCGGCGTAGATGGCTTTGGCATCCgcgcggaggaggtcgaACAGGTCCTTGAGCTCAGCTGGGACCGTTGtggggtcgacgacggaGACACTGATAGCGTCGTCAAACGTGGGCGCGGGTTTGGCAAGGGGGGCCGCAGCGGCAATGGGGGTGAGGGTCTCGGTGACGGTCATTGTGGTCATTGTGGACGGCGGGgtgaggggtgggtgggagcTGGGGGTGGGAGACGATGGGCGAGCAGTTATATTCCGTCCATGAAGCCTTGTTACCATGACCCCTTGCTTGCGCAGAGCATGGTGTGCACGACGGTAACCCCGCAGTCATCTGTCTCACCGAATTGGTGTGTCCGACTAGCCGAGAACTCGCAGCTGATAACCGAGTGTCTGACAACACGCAGAGACTCTCGGCCCGGAATAGAAGTCGTCTCAACGTTTAATGGCGTGCAGACCCTTCCGTCACCTCCGAGCTCTGTTCTCGGCGCCCGGTACACGCCATCTGATCGATCATGCATCTCACCTGGGCTGTAACCTCGTCAGCAGTAAGTAGTAGACCCAGACGGGCTGTTTTcggtgctcgctcgctcggcttgAATCTCGGAATGGACCAACCAGGCACAAGGTGTCGGCGACTGCAGCAAATGCCCTGTCCAACTGCCCTGCCGCACGAGGCACCGTCACTAGTGGCCATGGTCATGCATGCCGGTCGCGCTAATGGCGGAGATTGAGCGCAGGTCGGCAGGTGTGAAGGTGTGCAGATGCCACTAGTTGAGAGGAAAAGTGGCGTGGCGTCTGggagcggcgacgcgcggcaCTCATGCCGAGCAAGTCAGGCTGAAGCGGTGGCCTCGCACACACACGACACGATTCATAGAGGACCAAAGGAGCGTCGGAAAAGTCTAAAGTTCTACAAGAAGGAATGAGGGGCGGCAGCCGGAAGGCGACCTGCGCCAGGGCGTGGTACATATTCTACGGGCCGCGTTGGTGTAGCCGACGCCTATGTGCACTTCTTCACCTTGACCATGAGTGGCCGCTTCATGGGGTGGGTGAGAGAGTTGAGGTAGTCGGGCACAGCGTCGCGCGTGGCCGAGTTTTTCGGCCCAAGATCAACCAGCTCGACATCGTACTTGCCAAACACGACATTGATGACCTGGCAGACCTCGAAGATGGCGAGGGTAGAGCCAAGGCAGGCGCGTGGCCCGGCCGAGAAGAAGTGCGCCTTGTTGGCTGGCACGCGGCTGAAGgtcccgtcgtcgtcgatccaGCGCGACGGGCGGAATTCAGCGGCGTCGGGACCCCAGACGTCGGGGTTGCGGCCCATGGCCCAGTCAGAGTAGAGCACAATGTCACCCTTGTCGATGCGTGGGCCGCCGTTGGGCAGCACGTCGTCTGCGACCGCTCGGCGAATGTTCTTGGGGATGCTGGGGTGCAGGCGCAGCGTCTCGTGcatggcggcgagcttgcgcacGTGCTGCTTAAAGTCGCCGTAGTCAATGTCAAGGGATCCGGTGTCTTCGAGCTGGGTACTGATCTCCTCCTTGACAAACTTGTACGTCTCGGGGTTGGTGATCATGCGCCAGGTCATCCAGGAGAGGGCTTCAGCGGTGGTGTCACGGCTGGGCGTCAGAACAGAGCACGAGTCGAGTTACTCACCCAGCAATTAGGAGGTTTAAAATCGCATCCCGCAGACTTTTCGGGTCCAGGGGCGATCCGTCCTTATTGCGGTGGGCAATGAacaggtcgagcaggtctTGCCtgcgcccgtcggcgtcggtgtgctcggcgttggcgacgttgccctgcttggcctcggcgagacGCTTGCGCACGATGCTGTCGGAGAAATCGTCGATGACCttgcgcgacgcgcgcatcTTGCGCCCGATTTCATTAAACTTTTCTGTGACCGACCAGAAGGGCTTGACAAAACGCATATCGAGCACCTTTTGGGCGTAGGCAAACGCCTCGCCAAACTCGTCGGGGCTGTCGGGGTGCGACAAGGAGCCAGTGTCCTGGCTAAAGGCGATCTTCACAAAGCTCGAGAGGGTGAAGCGAAAGTAGAGGTCTTGAATGTTGAACATTTCGCCAGTGGCAGCCTTTTCCGCGAGAATCTtgtcgaggagcacgagaTCGTCACGAATGGCCCCCGTGATAATGTTCTTGAACGTGTTGACGGTGAAGATTCTTGCGGCAATCTTCCTCTGGTGCTTCCACTTGTCACCGTCGACGGTGAAGATACCGCTGCCGAGCACGTCCTTCATCATGTTGTGGAACTCGTTGCCCTTGACGTATCCGAGGTAGTTGTCCTTTTGCACATGCTGGATCCAGTCGGGTCGAGAGACGTCGATGAGGCGTCCGACCCCGGGAAGCGTGAATGACCAGCCGACGCCGTACTTTTCCTGGGCCTTCAGCTGCCATCCGAGGGGGTCCTTGTTCTTCATGGTGAAGAGCAGGTTGCCAAGCAGCGGGTGGCCCTTGGGGCCCTTGAGATcggggcgaggacgagtgcCGACGGCAATGTCTGGGAAGCGATAGAAtaggagggcgacgagaagAATGGCCAGgcccgcgagcgagctgggAATGGCCACCAGGGCGGTTGTACGGATGGAGCCACCgtccttgacggcgtcgacgacgaggttggcTGACGAGTTGGCCAGCCGGCTGGCAGTGAGAAGGTCGTGGTACGACAttgtgcgcggcgggggaggggggcgggTTGGAAAGGCCACCAGGATGGCTGCGGGTCGAGCTGGCCATTTATCGACCCAACATTTCATCCCAGTGCCATCTGCCACTTTCGGGCGGATTGGGTCGGGGTGACGCTCGCTGCGTGCACGTTGGGCACATCCTCGGCTGGCCTCGGATTGGTCGAGCAAAGGTTGTCGGCCAGAGAAAAAGACGTGCTGTCCATTTTCGGCAAGACGACAACCACGATGGTGGTCGACTCACGATGCATGTATTCGGCACCGTGGTGCTGGCGACGGCCCTCTTGGTCCTTATGCATCAGAGCATGGCGCAGCATGGCGCCTTGTTTCAGGCGAGGCGCCATTTTTCAACGCCGAGAATGGCATGCAATAGCCTCGCTTATCGGCCGCCCTGGAGGGTGCACACGATAAGATTGCTCGGGTTCCGAGAATTTGGCCAGCCGAGGGAGGCAAAGGGTCACCGAGCACCTCAGATGGCCCATTAGGACATGTCAAGCCCACTGACACCGACGCGGGCATTCTCCGAGGGTTGCAGCGATTTAAACACCCCGCTGGCTCTTGGACATCACCCAACCACTCTCTACCCCCAACCCCACCGTCATGTCCgtaacgacgacgacgacaaagcagctcgccccgcccaccactGTGGGCATTCTCCGCCCTACCATCCAGCGCGAGCCAGAGGCCGTTGGCCAGCGCATCGCACCCTCCCTCCAGTACCATGGCCgcacgctcgacgtcgtcgaggagaagatGTACCAGAAGCGCAAGTGGGCCTACCTTCGCGGCGCGTACGAAAACACCAAGGCGATGGGCATCATGCCGCACGTGATTCTCATGGCCATGACCATCATCTTCAACAagtcgccgctcgcgccaaTGCTCTACACCTGGCTCAACTCGTACGACCAGTGGACCATCTGGGTGGTTGTATCCGCCACAATCTTCACCGTCACCGAaatcgccgtcatcgccctCTTCACCTACCTCGACCTGTGCCAGCCGCAGTGGATCGCAAAGTACAAGGTCCAGCCCAACAAGCACAGCACGTGGAAGGACATCAAGAAGGCCATCCCCACCGTCGCGTTCAACATGTTTGTCGTCAACACGCTGTCGAATCTCGCGTTCGTGCAcctggcgcgctggcgcggcaACTCGACGCGCTTCGAGGACCTGCCTGGCGGCTGGAAACTGTTTGGCCAGTGGTTCGTCTGCCTGATGGCCGAAGAGGTCGGCTTTTACTTTGTCCATCGCGCGCTCCACCACCGCTCAGTCTACAAGCACATCCACAAGCAGCACCACGAGTACAAGGCCCCCTCATCCATCTCGGCGACGTATGCGCACCCTATCGAGTACTACTTTTCCAACATTATGCCGATTGTGGTGGGGTTGATTATCACCGGAGGCCACTGGTCGCTGCAGATGATGTTCTTCCACGGCCTCATGATCGGCACCCATGCCCACCACTCGGGGTACAATCGTGCGTGCGTGTTAGCTGTGCTGTCTGACATCCAGTTCCATTCCTCACCGTCGCTCTCCCGCACGACTGGCACCACTACTACACCAACGAAAACTTTGGCGCcatcggcctgctcgacggcatcTTCAAGACCGACACGGTGTACAAAGCGTGGATTGCGAGTGTGCAGAGCGAGTTTGAGAAGACCAAGGTGAAGGGCGGTGCCAAGCATGTCATGTACCACGAGGTGGCTGCCGAGATTCTGAACCGGTATGAAGATGagcaggaggccgaggagctggcgAAGTGAAGTAAAGCAGGTCGTATGCAAGGGTTGTGTCAAGTGTGCGCGTTCTGCGGCCGACTCTTCTGGTTGATTCTTGGCAGTGGAGAGCCTCTGGAGGTGGGCCGAGAGCGCTGGGAGTACATCAATCGTGCTGCAGGGCAGCTGGTCCTCGTTCAGTACCGCCGCATGTAATGTACCCACAGCTGACTTGCGCACCGCACAACCCCGACCCAATTCGGCCACCCCGACTGCATCTCAACTCTACAACTTCACTTTATCTCCACGACCAAACGTAGAAACGTCGTCCAAAACTTCTCAATCTCTTCCGACTCGAATCGAGAGGAACACCATGCCATGCTGAGGTTGAGGCACCCACCCAGGGTGTACGCGTGCACGCCGAGAGTCGGCAGATTGTTGCGCGTGGCCACCTGGACGCCAGTGTACGCATCCAGCAATGGAGACAGGTTGCCGAGCGAGTTGACAGTCGGGAATGCAATGGTGCTGCGTTGTCAGCTGGTGTAGTTTTCCTTACCAACCTCTTTGCGTTGCGCTGGGCCTGGTACACCCGGAGCATGGTGGAGATGTACGACTCTTGCGAGGCTACAGAAGCGGCAGAGACCCAtttgagctcggcgaggatgcgcCTCGCAGTGTCCGCCACCGCGTCCGTCCTCTCCACACTCCAGGCAAGCGGAAGTGCGGCCATGGAGGAGGCTGCTTGGCCTACTGGGTGTCGAGTGGAAGCAGAAAGCTTGGACACGGGCTGGACCggggaggagaaggcgacTGGCCAGGTCGCGGGCGGGTTCGCGGCGAGAACAGCGTGGCATGCTGCGGCATACACCCATGACGTGAGGGTGAAGCCCGAGTCGCGACAGTGTGTGAGAATGGTGTCGGTTGCTGTCTGGGAGAATAGGTGGGCGTTGCGCCATGGCGATGGCGTGGAGGTCTCCTGGAGGGGTGTGATGTTGAGGCCgtgggtgggctggggtggTCAGCGAGGCCACCGAGGTCACTTGCTTTTTGTGCCTTGGTCAGAAGCTCCCCCAGGTTAGAATCGTCGGGCTGCATTCCCATAGCATCGTAAATCGACAGCGGCAAGACGTCACTGCCGACACACTCCTCAGAGTCATTGCCTGCGTGCCATGCCAGCCTCGCTGCGAGCCTAAACACAGCACCGGCATCGGCCAAGACGTGCGTGTTCGTGATCATGATGTagcgcgctgcggcgtcgtgATGGAAAACGGCGAGTTGGACGCGGCTAAAGTCGCTCCATTCCATGCACAGGTCGATGCCGTCCTGCACCGTCCAGTCGTCCTCGATCGGGATGTCGGTGAATGACCGCTCGGTGTACTTGtcgggcacgccgagcggccaCGAGGTCGTTTCGAGGGCGTTATCGACGTACTGCGTTCGGACAATGGCCTGCTCGCTGGCAAGTCGGGTCCAGGCGTGTTTCCACTGGCTAACAGTGTATGTGGAGGTCACCGGCACCTGGAAGCAAGTGACCATGTCGTATGCGCCGCCAAGGTGATCATGGGTGAAGGCCCAGAGCTTTTCCAGGCCAACTagcgggcggcggagcgTGGAAGTGGCCGCGGGGGCCAGGGCGGCTGCAGGTGTATCAGCGAGTACAGACATGGCCAGCGTCGGGGTGTGGGTGACGGCGGTGTGTTGGCGTCAAGCTTTGAACAAGCCTACGGCTGGCTGGGACGCGTTTGTGGAGCAGTCGAGGAGCCGCCACCGACCCCCGAACCAAGGCTCACTCGGCTCAGCATGGCTTGTGCCCGGGCCACCGAGGTCGTGGAAGTGGTTAGCAGCGGTTTCCGTCCATACTCGGCTCGGCATGGACGATGCACAGTCGATACATAGTCTGGTGGCTCGGGGATGAGGTACGTTGGATGAACGAGTGGACATGCCGAGAATGCACATGACAGGGTTCGGCGAGGTGACCAGGGTGTGTTCGTTCGGGGTTTGAAGCGCATGTGTGGTGTTTCGGCCCACCCTGTCAGTTCCCGACCCTTGCTCTTTGCCGCAAGACACCGAAATCAAGGTCCCCGTCTCGCAGACACCGCTTTCACTAGCCTAGCTCGACCAAatctcggcgccgatgccgccgtcAGCGTGCCCGGGACAACACCGAGGCGAGCTCGATCGCGATCAGCGACGACTGGTCGGTGTAATCTCCGAGCAA
This window harbors:
- the FUS8 gene encoding Cytochrome P450 monooxygenase FUS8, with the translated sequence MGLNVTDIMSETAGWTPLASPPYPSKLTWVVIAAAVYYVVQVVKSIFLSKTSKIPGPLFPHFTVLPIIVTYLRGTQMYNMEKWHRRYGPVFRLGANTVYISDAVVARQVLVKENLAKAPWYAYLSRDPKSAGLFTSVYKDYHRQRRKLLMPAFGVDYLKNLEPFLLGKVEQYFTTYAGRIDAAPPFSGTKSIVVDLYGDLADLTMDILGETAFGRDGGFGLVTSGDKSNPYREICSMLAKYMHDGSIRFFCRPLDRYMSRDLRVYKLMKPLVQERFDSGETGRRDILQFLVDASNEVVKGQNGQLTQQQVLDQCVELLIAGGETTSNTITYILIALLRAPESLRKLYKTIPVSSLDTPVTTFDELADTPFLDACIEEGMRMYPVTAEFGRRTLKDACAISVPARDGFPAQTHIIPPRSAVSVSLRAMHYDPINFPQPERFWPERFLPASHPDAPSAEELGGSTTTAADRAAFMPFSIGLRNCIGMRMAWYEMKMVIWNLLSRYNMEALPGQEVDLRQFVTLQLKSAKFSVKLTERVE
- the HCBT2 gene encoding Anthranilate N-benzoyltransferase protein 2, with the protein product MTQLQFQPVGGPSPDDLEIVGVDSYVVRAPADAPKHELAGRSIPVDGQSLAMSDLYMSTCIFFSSEADPSLKGRTLADVKAALDQGLERLVAQFPAASSNFGKGEDDIWHINYTDHGIPVQLATSPRALGRGYIGAGGRVDHNVCARNFYVADHAHPGLIIKVTRFACGSVAIGTSTHHWIVDFAGYYDMMALLAKAMSQPHEDLPYRNHTRDIVKLVANVPSEPFPADEWYIENGAGVWDKRDFKLAPSNVTNRMVYISRDKLEQLKFDTVRSAHTLPVDERPSKFSWISTNDAIAALLWSSVTAARRISDAEGDSRIVLTVDGRRYVPGADSYVGNVHTMHTTAVPLSVLNSQSVSGVLKVAHRLRDDLNQLSDGKMAAIIRLQGEDLRKRFMPNYKPFFGHDVLISNLTKYDWTGLTFGALGSPVYTTIVSTAPIQAGSLVIEGSDGTVFIQSAPQGFSPEGSGERNCEAASKGADWGAKPGVIALIGLRSCDVEAFESLPLVKRYAVVLP
- the CYP94A1 gene encoding Cytochrome P450 94A1, which translates into the protein MSYHDLLTASRLANSSANLVVDAVKDGGSIRTTALVAIPSSLAGLAILLVALLFYRFPDIAVGTRPRPDLKGPKGHPLLGNLLFTMKNKDPLGWQLKAQEKYGVGWSFTLPGVGRLIDVSRPDWIQHVQKDNYLGYVKGNEFHNMMKDVLGSGIFTVDGDKWKHQRKIAARIFTVNTFKNIITGAIRDDLVLLDKILAEKAATGEMFNIQDLYFRFTLSSFVKIAFSQDTGSLSHPDSPDEFGEAFAYAQKVLDMRFVKPFWSVTEKFNEIGRKMRASRKVIDDFSDSIVRKRLAEAKQGNVANAEHTDADGRRQDLLDLFIAHRNKDGSPLDPKSLRDAILNLLIAGRDTTAEALSWMTWRMITNPETYKFVKEEISTQLEDTGSLDIDYGDFKQHVRKLAAMHETLRLHPSIPKNIRRAVADDVLPNGGPRIDKGDIVLYSDWAMGRNPDVWGPDAAEFRPSRWIDDDGTFSRVPANKAHFFSAGPRACLGSTLAIFEVCQVINVVFGKYDVELVDLGPKNSATRDAVPDYLNSLTHPMKRPLMVKVKKCT
- the FAXDC2_2 gene encoding Fatty acid hydroxylase domain-containing protein 2, whose protein sequence is MSVTTTTTKQLAPPTTVGILRPTIQREPEAVGQRIAPSLQYHGRTLDVVEEKMYQKRKWAYLRGAYENTKAMGIMPHVILMAMTIIFNKSPLAPMLYTWLNSYDQWTIWVVVSATIFTVTEIAVIALFTYLDLCQPQWIAKYKVQPNKHSTWKDIKKAIPTVAFNMFVVNTLSNLAFVHLARWRGNSTRFEDLPGGWKLFGQWFVCLMAEEVGFYFVHRALHHRSVYKHIHKQHHEYKAPSSISATYAHPIEYYFSNIMPIVVGLIITGGHWSLQMMFFHGLMIGTHAHHSGYNLPFLTVALPHDWHHYYTNENFGAIGLLDGIFKTDTVYKAWIASVQSEFEKTKVKGGAKHVMYHEVAAEILNRYEDEQEAEELAK